The Argiope bruennichi chromosome 9, qqArgBrue1.1, whole genome shotgun sequence nucleotide sequence TTTTTTAACACTtgtctaaatgaaaatatttcaaaatgaatcagaaaaaaaaattgaagtatctTCACATGGAGCAGTATCTGTGATTATAACAAACCATTagttaaattgaaaaaacaattctggaaaaattcattttcctcaGCGGgacagacatttttatttttaaagaagttcaTATATCGTGACGAAACTATCGATAggaactatagaaaaaaaatgggttttatttcttTAGAGATAATTCATTTCCACCTAAGAAACAAAATAGACAAGAtggatattttttcatgaatCCTTTTATCTTATTTCAATACTGAAGTATCTCATATTTAAAcgtaatattttgatatgaaatgatTGCAATAATACACTCATAACAATTCATCAGTATTTAACAATATTAGACAGCTATTTGAGCATTCTGTGTAATGCtacaagataattttaataagaaacagTCAACTTCAacaattaattagctaataatcatactaataaaaaaataagacttttcaaaaaacaaattcataTACAGATAAGAAAAGAATAGGAGCAGAGACAGAAAACATATCATACCTGAAACAGCCTTACGATGCTGTGAGTCAAGAGCCTGGTCAATTTCATCAAAAAGATAAAACGGTGCAGGATCACATTTTTGAATAGCAAATATCAAGGCAAGAGCTACCAATGACTTTTGTCCACCAGATAACTGTTGCATCTCTTTCATTTCACCCGATTTCCCAGTAAATGAGACCTACAATTCatagtaatttaatttcttaataatttaaatatttctaacttaaatgttaacttacaataaatatcaCATAttcggtattaaaattttattttgatatgtaacTATATGATTCCTAATTATGTCAActataaactaataatattacCAAAAGTGCTAAAGAGTACAGAAACAGAAAAATCTGCATATGATTGCAAACTTCTAAaacacagaatttaaaaaaaaaaaaaaagcagaatatttttataatttgcagacaatttttaagtttcaaacacaaaattgataataggatatatttaaaagttgattGCATTTCTACAATATGTCaaacattagaaatttaataaagatgttcAAAAGAAAATCTGTTTCTTACCCTAATTCCAACTCCTACAAACTGTTCAACAGACTGAGCTTTGGCGCCCTAAAAATAATacatcataatttcaaaatgacatGTAATCActtacaattattaaatagattttataacattataaaaactgCAAAGAAAAGTGTTTCAACAATTAGCATGTAATAACAAAAATAGAAaccaatttcaaagaaataagtcATGTAATCGCCAGGATtcgtaacaaaataaataatttaatatttaacaaaaatttaaaacttactgCTTggattaatttctataaaatttttatgtataatctaatgcattaaattagattataCATAATGATTAATGATGTTTTTCatgatttataacaaaaaattatatttcgttatTTCTATAGCATAATCATAGGCAAACGAAATATCACAAATGATgcatttttcacttaaaatatgacatttaaaaaGTTATGGAGAATTGGAAGTTTCAAGTctcttaaataaaatgcaaattcaatgACCCATgagtatatttgaaaataaagcatttctgaacatctaatttttttttttttttttaaatctcccaaggcaaacaaattatttatacaaacaaCCAAAAATAGTACTACTTCTCCCAAAACATgaagaattttttgttaatatacacataaatatttatacaaaatatttttatattaaaattattttttaattaatttttctttgatcagatttcaagaaattttttttttaacaaactgcCCTTTTTCTGATATTCTTTCTATACTTCTTTTTGTAACTGtaacaaatatttactataattagttttaaatactaCTATTTTATATGAGTCCttatgtctttattttaaaagatttttgttgacacaaaatgttttcttattctcccctatttttcattattacacacttttgaatttataatatatatatatatatatataatcagatgtttttaaaaacaaataaatatgtaaataagacctttatttatattgttattaaaaaattcactaAATAATTTCAAGAGAAGTAATTCATGgcgaataaatgaatttttacgaatggtaaaaaatattgaaaagtgaaAGTCAAGACATACTTGCGAGCCAGTCTCATCATTGTCTGTTTTCATAACAAGAGTAGCATGACCTTGAGGAACTAGCTTCTTGAATACTtcactgaaatattttgatacttgCTTGAAAGTCAACTGTATGGCTTCATATTTACGTTGTTCTAATGCATTCATCAGTTCCATGATAgactgaaaacatattttaaatacaatttttaaaccaatttaataaaataacttaaactgGAATTTAAAGCAAATGAAGCAGGACACTTACATTATAACCGCGATCAAGTTCTGCTTTTCGATTCACTAGCTTTTCCTTCTGTTCAGAAAAACTTATAAACTGATCTAAAGCCTTTTTGTTCACATGGCTGTATTTCTTGAGCTCGTGATTACACTGTTCTAATTTCTTGTATAACTATTATATAGAAGAAAAACAACACAATCAAAATgtatcataaaaacaaaaaccatTAAAGAAAGGGGGTTGGGTACAGTAAAAATAGCATAAGCAGAAAATCTAAATTAACTTAGATAATAATGAGTACATTTATTTAGAACACAAAATGGTAACTTTTAtatcctatattatatatatctttataatgtaaaaaaataaaatagctctCCTCAAGACaaatattaataggaaatttataattcaagttttttagaatgcaatattttatttaaaataacaatatcaatttttgaaaatttatgaaatatctaataaaaaaaattacctgctTATAGctaagattttgatatttttcaaatgcatCTGATGGTAATGAGCCAAGTTCTCGGATTTTTCGGGTGAATTCATCTTTCTAGATAAATAAtaacagaagtaaaaataaactatgaataaaataattgcatgtGGATATATCATCATGTGtccaatacaataaaaatatgaaaatagaagtTATAACTTAGTTACAAGGGAGAAATAGTGTAAGAAATGAAACTACCTTCTTAAGAAGTAATGACTGTTTACTAGTCATTTTCTCCAAATCTTTTGCATCTTCATTAATTCTTTCTTGGAAGTCGCGTTCTTGTGCTTTCCAATGTTCTAATTCTTTCTGCGTGTTTTTCTgttcttgattaaatttttcaaatttttgctcaagttctgaaaaataattttgtaacaatcaGAATGGCATAACcataactatttaataaacaaaacctttttaagttttgataaatagagtaaaattaaagcttcaaaattacaaattcaaagaTCTAAcactttttatacatttaagaGATAGAAAGAGCAAATGCTTATAAAATCAGAAGgcagaatatatttatctaattttataccaaattccttttatttcagatttttcaattttatttttgtattcaatgtCCATTCTATTAAGCACTCTACATAGGAATAAAAACTTATGCAAAAGgtataaaaaacatattatatattttttttaacacaaaaaaagGGTGCAATgcagatgaattaaaaattgtactaTCTCAGTTACATCATTCATTTAATGAGTATTCCATtctcaaatgccttttttataatgaaaataagaacttaaatgaaaaataatcaaactgcatcaaattttttttaacataacatgaaaatattgaaaaaaaaaaaaaagtacctttGACACTTTTATTCACATCATTTATTCTGTTGTTAATAGCAGCCAATTCAGCATTACTGTTGTCCAGCTTTCTCCTTCTATCTTCTACTGAAATTTCTTGAAGAGCCTAGttaagaaaataagatatttaacttAAAACCAACATAGACAGAGGtgcttcctttttaaaatatacaaataaagtttACTTACAGCTTCTAATTCTTCTTTTCTTCTGTACAAGTTATTATTTAGAAGATTCTCAAGCTTATTTTTTTCGGCTTCCAgctatcaaaaaaaattaagcaccttatATTACTAACTTATATGTTATGATCACTATGTTATTAGTTAAAACCTCATTTTGAGACAATATGATTTcagaaaagtgaatttaaaatttgcaaatataacattttaccttatttatctttagattttataattttatttaaacatttttttaaaaaatgagaaaggaaagaaatttctATGAAAGAGCGCAATATGATCTCAttcctcaaattaaaaataaattttcacatttcttaaaaaaaaaaaaaaaaaatgaaatagagatTTTTTAACAGGAATATGAagttcaaactgaaaaaaaaaaaaagaaggaaagaaagaaagaaaaatagatgaattgcaaaacaattaaataaatgaggGGGAAAAATTACCCTCATTCTTTCACTGAAGGCTTCTTTGTTCTCTTGAGTGAGCTTACGAATATCATCATTTAATCGATCAACTTCCTGCTGATCTGTAACAGAGAGTTGATTTAATAAATCCTGCTGAAGCTCACTGCGCAGAGACTGTTCAGTGGATTGCATCGATTTGAGACTAGAATCAAGGCTTGCTAAACTTCTTTCCTAAGGAGAAAGGAGGACAAtattagaattcaaatatttattaatctgcaTTGATGTCCCATAATGTACagaagatttcataaaaaaaaaaaaaaaaaaaaaaaaaacattttcaattattacaattcattttttatgatatatataagtTAAGAGAATACCTTCATATATATTCAAAGTacctaaatctttaaaaaaaaaaaaaaaaatctagtgggGGGGGGGCATTTCTAAAGATACtagaatctttatatttttgtcaattattaGAACACTTACTTTTGGATGATGTGATCTTTCAAGAGCTGCTACTTCTTCCTTCATAAGACGAATGTCAGCTTTTAGCTTATCAAACACATCTCTGAGTAAGAGAAATAACAAATAGATAAATATAGAATACTGAAGTAAACATTAgcaaaacttacaatttttataattataaaatactattcacttcttatttcattatataataaaaaaagttgaattaaattcACATAATGCTAAATGTCATGCTTCTTTTTGTTATTAtcaaaaaaacatataaatatttcataatactcTTCTGTTTATTGTTcgacaatggattctaaaaccctccgcgcttttgcacatgtgttaggatgggtttaattcataaaaataggagtgagaggaaagatgaaaggtgatgtttacattttacaataaaataaactcagatTATTTTCAgactgatttaaaataatatgttcatAAACGACAGGATATTCACATacatgtgggaaaaaaaaaattgaacaataagCATCTAAtggggcgaaaatcaaggtcaaagaatgacgaagaattccgaaATGCACTCATCTTTCCGAGtttctccccttaatgagatagaaacCGTTGAAAAGTGGTCGTCTTAGAATATCAGGgtcataatgattaaaaaaattttcatattgattacCCTATTTGTTAATAATAGTTTTCAGTACAATAATATGGTGCATTAAAAAccatgtataattttataaaaataaaattacatactttTCTTTAGCTtggcattataaataaaaaaaagacttcacATAAGGCCAAGAATGCCTTATGTGGCATAAGTgagcaaaaatcataaaatatttttggcatgaatttagcatttttactgaatgtatgtGCAATACTTGGCAATTAAATTCTGGTATGCGGCTAAGAATATcgaaaactgaatttgtgttttaaacacaattttttctaactaactgaaatttaaatttgatgtagaattaaaattgcagttacaaaatcacatgtcaaatttcatttacatcatacaaatttttttattgtaattttcatctatttaattttatcatctcgtttagatgatttttttaaataccaatcAACAGATAGTAATCCTTTGACATATCTGGttataaatttgataagaatctacattttaaaagttaaatgtgcatcaaattttatccatgtagctCTCTGTCTTGAAGTTTTTGTGATAATTTACATTCAGCCAGctgaacttcctctgaatggattttgctcacaatttgatagaatctacgaatttgatgtaaaaactatCAAATTTCACTAANNNNNNNNNNNNNNNNNNNNNNNNNNNNNNNNNNNNNNNNNNNNNNNNNNNNNNNNNNNNNNNNNNNNNNNNNNNNNNNNNNNNNNNNNNNNNNNNNNNNNNNNNNNNNNNNNNNNNNNNNNNNNNNNNNNNNNNNNNNNNNNNNNNNNNNNNNNNNNNNNNNNNNNNNNNNNNNNNNNNNNNNNNNNNNNNNNNNNNNNTTTCTGTCACTAGCTGCATGTGGGCCTTATGTAAATCCAACCTCGATTTCCTAGTGTCAAAATAACCACCTGTCAAAGCACCTTTGTGGGATACTTGATCAcctataaaggaaaaaattataaatgcaacatCTTTGATAGAAGGCATAACACATAATCAagttattttcaatatctttgcatatattttataatcactaaataaatcataattttttaactaaaatatttgcatcacagcaaaatactctaatatatttatattattctagaaTACACTAAATTAGTCTCTTCATATAGCCAGAGCTTCAACAATAAAACCTTCCCATTGTCtatcattttcagaaattcaaatgggtaatgttaaaagaaaaacaagttaCTGCATGCTAATGTCAGTGAAGATATGAAACAGAAAGGCTCTGAtctgatcaaattttgaagaatattttgtaatatttactctATATAACATAATTCTGTAGATTTTACAATTAGGTATTTCTATTAATaagcactattaaaaattaatcttaattgctCCAGCAACCCCAACCTTCTGGTATATCTGCTAGCTTACTGAGagattactatatattttttgttgcagggaacattaataattttaatacatttcatagtaaattattattgaccttaaatgaaaataagatttagGAATAAAgagatattacattttaaaaaaaattgtaaaaataaactggTCAAGGAAATTACTGATCTGCTAAAATAGCAGAAACAAGGTcattaagcaaaatttatattaaaaaaacatgttaaaaataaatctataaatgaaaaattaataaaattttacagcagtctttttcattgtttcaccatttaaaaaaatatttttaaatttgttgcaaaTATATCAAACATGCAAAACTGCATTTGAcaattatggaagaaaaaaaacaacataacaATTACGGAAAATACTAAAAACTATAttcaagattctttaaaaaagtattggtTTATTACAAAATACTATAATGCAAATTTACTACTGCTTAATATATGGCCCACAAAACTATAGAGAGGATTAACACAAATgtagaaaagtttatttaacaagaaatcttaatttagtaaaatttatatttagtaaaactttttaattaaaaaatttaatagattaagtTTATGAAATactaaacatataatatttttagtaataaataaaatttctaacctTCAAGAGTGATACAATCCAGATTAGATGTTCGAGCTATCTGAGTAGCAACTTCTAAGCTACGACAGATAAgtgtttttccaaaaatatacttCATGGCCCTCTCATGCTTTGGTTCATAGTTTAGTTTGCTTATCATTGGAATTGCATCCTAGTTtggaattgattaaaaattaaataatatagcatAAAACAGATAAAGATATAacgttttttaaatcaaatgttctTACATTTGTGTTGGGATATTGCACTTCTTTATACATTAACCTGTTTAAAGGCATGAAAGTAACTTCACCAGGAAGTTGCTGTCGattcatttcttgcaaaattttggtaccaattttatcattttcaacaaTGTGATAAAATAACCTGcaaccaaaaaatttattttagtatatttgaacccttttgtttttgtttaagtGTTTACATTCATTAAGCAAATTTGAGCTACAGTAATACATATATGAACTACAGTGTACATAAGGTAAACAGTACaaacaacaatttacaatttttagtcaatatttttttttttaatcatataatttaactTACTTATTTCCAGAAGTAACCTCAACAGCAGTGTAAATAGTTTTATCACAATCAAAATTCTCAATTAACATTCCATAATATGAATTGGCAATTTGCTCGGAACTTCCTCCTTTTTCTCGGAATGTTTGGAGGACCTTCTTTACACTATCACGTCCATTCAAAGTAGcctattaaaatacaaatcttttgttcttaatatgttgattaatatatagtaaaattttcaatcttaataattgtaaaataaaaacaaattttagtaaaatcatttaaatctcaCACTAACACGTATAAAAgtgaataattagtttaaaagcaatattaatgaaatgatagtaattttCTTCTCCTTCTTTCATTCTTGcatgtttcaaaattcatatagggaagagaaataatttatacagtTTTCTGCACAATGTAAATGAACTCACTTTTCCAGTCATAGATCTCAGAGCTTGATCTTTCTTTGATAATTCTTCTTTAAGCATTGCCAAATTTTGTTGCATTGCATTTTCTTGTCTCCACAACTCGCTacaaaaagtaaatgaaagataatttggcatattaacttcattaatattatgacaaataaataaaaaagttttatttttgctgAGCAAAGTTATTAATCAGTACtcaaacattaaataaacaatatata carries:
- the LOC129984223 gene encoding structural maintenance of chromosomes protein 3-like (The sequence of the model RefSeq protein was modified relative to this genomic sequence to represent the inferred CDS: added 118 bases not found in genome assembly) produces the protein MYIKQIVIQGFRSYREQTVVEPFSPRHNVIVGRNGSGKSNFFYAIQFVLSDEFSHLRPEQRQALLHEGTGPRVLNAYVEIIFDNSDNRLPIDKDEVSLRRVIGSKKDQYYLNKKMVTRTDVMNLLESAGFSRSNPYYIVKQGKINQMATAPDSQRLKLLREVAGTRVYDERREESKGILKDTVGRTEKIEDLLKYIEERLKTLEEEKEELKEYQKWDKMRRSLEYTIYDHELKDARKKLEELDTRKETSSSVTEKLREQAQQATDQIKKLSKELREVKGKLQSYREEKEALSQEQSSLFKEKTRLELTIKDLRDEVEGDDSSRKRAERELERLKETISVKLTQLEDIRPRYEAQKKREEECTRELSLKEQKRTELYAKQGRGSQFTSKAERDKWIQKELKSLQKAIRDKREQIERLQEDFTKDGEKKKMLEVKIEERTKELENHRESIDNQNKNFYEMKKKKDALQSERNELWRQENAMQQNLAMLKEELSKKDQALRSMTGKATLNGRDSVKKVLQTFREKGGSSEQIANSYYGMLIENFDCDKTIYTAVEVTSGNKLFYHIVENDKIGTKILQEMNRQQLPGEVTFMPLNRLMYKEVQYPNTNDAIPMISKLNYEPKHERAMKYIFGKTLICRSLEVATQIARTSNLDCITLEGDQVSHKGALTGGYFDTRKSRLDLHKAHMQLVTEITEQERQLTQHRKTLANIESQINQIVSDMQKAETKNSKNKDVFDKLKADIRLMKEEVAALERSHHPKERSLASLDSSLKSMQSTEQSLRSELQQDLLNQLSVTDQQEVDRLNDDIRKLTQENKEAFSERMRLEAEKNKLENLLNNNLYRRKEELEAALQEISVEDRRRKLDNSNAELAAINNRINDVNKSVKELEQKFEKFNQEQKNTQKELEHWKAQERDFQERINEDAKDLEKMTSKQSLLLKKKDEFTRKIRELGSLPSDAFEKYQNLSYKQLYKKLEQCNHELKKYSHVNKKALDQFISFSEQKEKLVNRKAELDRGYNSIMELMNALEQRKYEAIQLTFKQVSKYFSEVFKKLVPQGHATLVMKTDNDETGSQGAKAQSVEQFVGVGIRVSFTGKSGEMKEMQQLSGGQKSLVALALIFAIQKCDPAPFYLFDEIDQALDSQHRKAVSDMIHELSQDAQFITTTFRPELLEKADKFYGVKFRNKVSHIEAVSQEEARDFVEDDTPHS